In the Salvia miltiorrhiza cultivar Shanhuang (shh) chromosome 8, IMPLAD_Smil_shh, whole genome shotgun sequence genome, GTACACTTCACAATATTAGAATTCATAATGTTTATGATCAAAGATTTCATAAGAGCCCTTAATACCATTATCCAATCCCTGGGTTATGATTGGTAAGTTGTTTAGGAacttattttaccaaacactttgaagaagcttataagctcctaaacagcttataagctgttttgaggagcttataagctccaaacaCCATCTAGGTCGTGTTGCCTTTTTATTCACAGTCCAAGAGTATGTATTGGGCCTCACATTTCTCTtttgggctgggctgggctgggctgagCTATTTTGTACTCTCTCTATCCttcataaatatttcatttggcgaaaaacacgagttttaagaaatattttataaataatgtgCTGAGCAGATAAATGAATCTATTACTCCATACATCCCATTAGacttgtctcatttcttttgaaCACCATTTTTAATGAGAGTTAAATAATTGTTGTAAAAATGTGGTGCCATATTGTTTGTAATGTAAAatcattacaaaaaataaaaataggacaagatcgatgagacggagagagtactttTTTAAGTGTAGtgtttttaattgtaattattttaagacctatattatcaattttattatattatactaCATAACTGAAAATTATTGTTATTGATAGGGGCACCTTTGACGAACAGCCAGTACTGGAGCTTCGATGAAAAAACAACATATACTGTTGAGGCGACGCATGAACTTGCTAGATTTGCAGTTAATTTAATAATCTGAAAGTTCGATTTTTTGATTGACTTTTTCACGTTGTTCAATTAGATTTGAATATATAATGCACTTTTTTCGCcaaaaaagagtaaaatttataatttatttgaaaaattagAAACGTGTAAAAGTTCTTACTCTAATGTAAAGTCTGCCACAAAATTAATGAAAACAAATTTCATAATGGGAAAATAGTGTAAAAATGGAAATACTGAAATATGCAAGGGCAAAATCGTAACATCAACATTCAACTATCAGAGCATCTCCAGTGGGTTGTGTCTTAGGGGgtgtcttagatggtggtccccacctaagacacacccctctccaatgcattgtgtcttaaaGGGTGTCTTAGAtcttcatttccacaaaattcacatttctacacttttatttttaaattcccaatttaattaaaaataaaattaaacattacaataattaaaataaaattaaaaacataattaaataatgaattttgaatttttaaataatgaatttcgaatttttttgaatttaaataataaatttcaatttttttttttaattgggcgaGTCCTCAGGACGCGCCATACATTTCTCGCCTTCAACCCGTGTCTTGGCTAAAACACGGCCTCGCATCAGCCCGCGTCTCCAGTGCAGCCCCCCTCCCCAAGACCCGGATCGATCCTCCACTCGCACCGATCCTCCACTCGCACCGGCGAGTGGAGATGCTCTCAACAGCTATGGTGTCTCCTTGATGCTAACATAGAAGTGTTGGTATGCTCTCAACAGCTATGGTGTCTCCTTGATGCTAACATAGAATtgttggtatttttgttgctaacatgtttataataataattactatatattgtttctatacaaatatttatatatttatttgagtATCCATGAAggaaaaaacacacacacacacacacacatttatactatattaaaaagccaagatttcaatttgaagctaatttcaaattgattttaaaattaaattgtaattttgtagttattataaaattgaaggtatatttgtgaattatatcttttttgttttattttattttttatttttattttatttctttctaaaattatgaaattcgattaattataaaatatttaatatgtatgttaaattaaagatcatgataagaactttaatttgatattatatattatgtaaatatctgattaaaatataaaaattatattattaaagattaaaatctaaaaaattcCTTTATCctctttcattttttatgaataaatctgtgtttaaaatttatttttattatttttcttttcttttttttaaatttcaatttttattattgtaatttctttttattttttcaatattaagtTTAaatacattcaattaaaattaattttgttactccctccgtttacaaaaaatagtctttttttgtcattttgagatgtccacaAAATCAATCCATTTCCATTTTTGCAAACAATAGtctttttttgtcattttgggaccAAAAAATCAGTCATTTTCCATTTTTGCAAACAATCTATCACATGGTGGGTTctatttttcactcacaatataataattatcattataaacactactttttaaatagatttctttctccactcacaatagtaactatttttattaaaatctgcgTCGTCTATCTTTAGGATTATTTTTTGGTGGGCAGAGGGATATATTATAttgggttaagtatcagattAGCCCCTATGGTGGAGGCCCCTATGGCATTGAACCCCTTATGGCAAGGGgtgtatcaaataagcccctatggTGGATAAAATCAAACAATGTAACCCCTAACTTTAACGTTGCACTAACTCCGttttcttcatatttttttttttgtttttttattcctGCGGGGCCCACCAGCAGTATTTGGGCGGGTGTTTTTAACAGAAGACATATGAATCGACGCTCAACAATTCCTTTCTTCATCAATTCTCATTCGAAAAATCCAAACAAGTTTCACCTTGGTTGCAGTCGCCATTGATAGAAGAAGATAAGCTATTGGAGTGGGATTGATCAAAACGCGATTAAGGTAGGTTttgatccttttttttttctcggtTTTTAGTAGTGCATGCAAGGGTTTTGAATGTTGATTTATCTCGAAGTAATTTGTGTATAAagtattgaaattgaaattgtttGCGTTTTCTTGCTCTCTGTGATGCAGCATGTTGGTTTTCGTTTTTAATTACATTGGTATATGGGTGAAGGATGATGGGCATGGGAATATGTTTTATGATGGCTACAACTCTTCAGAAATAGAAgaagaatatgataaaatgacATATGAACGGATTATTGAGGAATTTAGTAATTGCTATGGTAGTAAACCTAAGACAGTTTATGCCTTTGATGAAGATGAACCTTTAGAAAAAGGATTAATCCTCCTTAGGGACTCCAATCACTGTAAGAAAGTGTTTGACTACTTTGATTGTCTTGGTCGAGAAGAGGTCTCATTGTTTGCTGACCATGAAATGGATCCCATACCTGAAATTACACCTTTACGTATGTTTGAGGAGGAAGTTGACAGGGGTGATTTAGAAGATGTTCATGGTTTGAGGATTGCCACTGATGGTGAGGATAATCCTAAGGATGTAGCTACTGGGGTAGAGGATGCTAGTTTGGCTAAGGTTGATGCTATCCAAGAGACTGATGATAATCCTAACACATTAGTGACTGGGATAGAGGATGTTAGTTTGGGCCAGGCTGATGATAAACCTAACACAATAGACACTGAGATAGAGGATGCACAGGTTGACATTGGGCTAGAGGATGCACAGGTTGACACTGAGATAGAGGATGCACATACTgaagatgaggatgatgatgacATAGGTGTTGATGTTGACTCAGATACAGACTCTAGCTTATATAGTGATGTCCAGTCAGATGGTGATGATGAGATAGAGGAAGGTCCTGTTTTGGATTCAACAGAACTTGGGGAGCAGGGTAAATTTGAGTTAGGCCTCACCTTTGCAGGGGCAAAGGAATGCAGGGAGGCTATCAATACCTATGCTGTGAAGTTTGGGTACAGACTTAAGTTTGTAAAAAATGAACCTTGCAGAATTAGGGTCATCTGCATTAGTGAGAAGACTTGTCCTTTTGTAATGTTTGCTTCAAAAGATGGGGAGGCAGAAGGGTTGGTTATTAAGACTTTGATTGCCCAACATACCTGCTCAAGGCAGAGGGAGGTGTCTGGTGCATCTCAAGCATACCTTGCCAACTATTTCAAGGAGGCATTGTATAGAAATCCCAAGTTTTCTTCTAGGGATATGCAGGGGCAAGTGAAACAGAATTTGAAGGTTCATGTTAGCTTGATTAAATGCAAAAGGGCTAAGAGGCTCATACTGACAAAGCTGAAGGGCAGTTATAGAGAAGAATTCAATATGTTGTGTGGGTATATTGAGAAAGTGAAGGAGACAAACCCGGGAACAAAGATGGAACTGCAGTTAAGTAGGGATGAGTTAGCAAATGGGAGGAGAGTGTTCAAGAGACTGTTTGTTTGTTTTGATGCATGTGAGAAGAACTGGCTGGGGGGTTGTAGGCCTTTGATTTCTTTAGATGGATGTCATCTTAAGGGGGTTACATTTGGTGTACTCTTAACAGCTGTTCGCAATACTCACTGCGCGAAGACTCTGATTTGAAGAAACGCAACTTAGGTTAGGGTTCTTCAAATCCGAAAATCCCCAAATATGAAGGAGGATTTCAGTTAGTTAGCTGGTGGGCCCCGcaggaataaaaaaaaaatatgaagaaaaCGGAGTTAGTGCAACGTTAAAGTTAGGGGTTACATTGTTTGATTTTATCCAccataggggcttatttgatacacCCCTTGCCATAAGGGGTTCAATGCCATAGGGGCCTCCACCATAGGGGCTaatctgatacttaaccctattatatttataaacatGATAATTACATTAGTATCAACttatataaaagtataaaaacgTTTTCTTTCATTACACAAGTGCAAATACTACTAGTATGTACCAAATCACGCTAACAATTCTACTCTATGACTCACATTTCCAATTAACGCTCTCAAAATGAGAGCATTTCCAACCACAAGTCTTGAGAAATAGAAGGAAGTTCCATTAATTAGATGAGAAATTGAGAAACACTAGCAAAAGCCACAAGGATTCACAACTGCATATTTCGCCTACtgatctacaaaaaaaaatcacattcaTTCCACTGAACTCAGCTGATTCCAGTCACCTCCAACTCTACTGCAATTGCTTCAAAATGCATCCATTACAAGAAAGTTTAGAATATAAACTAACAATCCATTTGAATCACCATGGCTTCTTTAGCTAGCTCAAGGCCTTCCCCAACTTCATCAACATGGAACAAAACTTTGAGCTTCCGATTGCAAAGGCAAAAGCAACTACCAACTTTCAGCATTAGAACTTCATACAAGTTCTTTAAGTATCTGCTTACAAAGCTTCATCTTTTTCTGCCTTCCACATATATCTTTGTGATGTGTTCTTCGCCAATCTCATCACAGTAAGGCTTAACGAATCTGTCAAAAAATCTATCCTCTGTTAATGTAGCAACAGCTGAAAGTTTTGGCCACTTTTCAATCAAACTCCTACTTTCCAAGAGTCTAAGTATTTGCAACCGTGGCTCAATCCTCTTCTTCATACTGTACCCGAGTGCTGCTGGACAAGTGACAATGCTGGATAGATCGTACTTACCGGTAGCAAGCAGAATCTCTGTGacattcttcattttcttcccAGATTGTGCAAAAACTGATGGTTGCTTCCTAAATATTGTGAGCATATCATCATCAGAAAATCCCAAATCGCGGATCTTTTGCACCTTGACTTCCCACATCCCTTTACTCGTATGAGTGAAAAGACTCACAGCTTGGATAAAAACGCCTGAAGTCCAAGTGACCCCAAATTCTATAGCCCTGACTACAGATTTCTGCATAATATCCGGCTTGACCACGAAACATCTCGGGCGAAGATGGAGAAAATAAAGGATACGCTCCATTGGTATGCTATAGCTCTTcaagatttcaatatttggCATTAAGGTTTTCTCCAAATCGGCTAACAGAAACCAGCTGCATCGTATCAAAAGTCTGGCCACATCATGATCGGATCCCAGCAAGCACTTTAGCATCGATAATTTCGGAATGATCCTATTCTCATAACTTGAATGTAAAATAGTCGTATTTTCGAATATTATCTTGGCAATCTCCTTGGGGGAAAGGCCCAAATTTTGGAATACcttgaatttgaaattaatgCTCTCAATGGTAAACCCTAGAATTCGAGAATCATATGTGACGACTTTCTGCAGCTGAGTAGCCGTAAAGCTATTCTCTTTGAGGAATGACACTACTGAATCAGCTCCTATGGGGCTACTAGCTTTAGGTAAACACGATGAAGCTAGTGAAGCTAAATCAGGAGGAAATTGGTGTTTGTTGACCAATAGATCGTAGATTTTAGGGTTAGGGATTAGGTTTTTCA is a window encoding:
- the LOC130998756 gene encoding uncharacterized protein LOC130998756; the protein is MIAIARRNLSCLFVNTNSFLCNSNAHLFPSIHFFSTWRVKNLIPNPKIYDLLVNKHQFPPDLASLASSCLPKASSPIGADSVVSFLKENSFTATQLQKVVTYDSRILGFTIESINFKFKVFQNLGLSPKEIAKIIFENTTILHSSYENRIIPKLSMLKCLLGSDHDVARLLIRCSWFLLADLEKTLMPNIEILKSYSIPMERILYFLHLRPRCFVVKPDIMQKSVVRAIEFGVTWTSGVFIQAVSLFTHTSKGMWEVKVQKIRDLGFSDDDMLTIFRKQPSVFAQSGKKMKNVTEILLATGKYDLSSIVTCPAALGYSMKKRIEPRLQILRLLESRSLIEKWPKLSAVATLTEDRFFDRFVKPYCDEIGEEHITKIYVEGRKR